The window CGGGCTCCCGCACCACCTCCGTACGGAGCAGCCGCGGCCGCTGCCGCACCCCGTTGACCGACCGGACCGCGTACGTTTCCCGGCGGGTGCCCGGATACCCCGCCCGCTCGACGACCTCCGTGCCCCGGAACAGGGACGGGTCCTCGGCGCGGCGCACCCGGAACGGGATCGGCACCTCACGCACCTCCGTGGACGCCGTCACCCGCAGCACGGTCACCGTCTGCCCGTCCCGGGGAAAGCTCGCCCGGTCGACCGAGGTGGTGTCCTCCCCGCGCAGGGTGACCCCGGCCTGCTCCACGGCCTCCCTCACGGTCGCCGCGTTCGTGCGGATCGTCCGCGTCCGCCCGTCCGCCATGATCGTGACGGTGCGCTCGGTCCGGACGTCCAGCTCCAGCCCCTGCCGCCCGATGCGCTGGGAGCGCGAGGTCGAGACGTACGCCCCCTCCGCACGCACCCCGAGCTGCTGGAGCGCCCCGTCCACCGTGTGTGCGGTCGTCCAGACCTTGCGCCGATGGCCGTCCACGGTGAGGGCGACGGGCCGCCCGTAGTGCACGGCCACCTCGTCGCCGCTGCTCAGGGCGGTACCGGGAGCGGGCGCGATGACATCGTGGGGGCCGACGGGGACCCCCTCGTCGGCGAGCAGTTCGGAGACGTCGTCGGCGAAGGTGTGCAGCGTGCGCGGCCGCCCGTCGACGGTCAGCTCGATCGCCTTGTCCTTCGCCACGAACGCGGAGGTCCCGCCCGCCAGGAACGCCACCACCAGCGCCTGCGGGACCAGCCTGCGCAGCGAACCGGGCCGGTCGGCGGCCCGTCTGCGCCGGGGCGCCCGCCGGGAGGCGCCCCGGCCGCCCTCGCCGGAGGCCCCGGCCCCCAGAACCGGCCCGCCCGGCTCCCGGGGCTTGTCACGGCGGCTCCGGTCCGCGTAGGCGGGGCGATAGGTGTCCACGTAGACCCCGTACGGCAGCGTCTCGGCCTCGTACGGCGGCGTCCCGGCGGCGCCGTACGGCGGCGGGACCTCGGCCCCGTACGGCAGCGTCCCGGCCCCGTACGCCGGCATCGCGGCGTCACGCACCGTGGGCGGCCGGCTCGTACCGTCCGGGCCATGGCTCTCGTAGGTCTCGTACGACGACTGCACGTTGCTCACGACGACACGCTCCAGAGGGGATCCGGGTCCGGGTCGGGCGACGTGAACCTAGCGGACTTCGGTCACCCTCCAAAGCAACGTGGTCACGCAGTGTCGCGACACGGGCCACTGATCATCTTTTCGGGCCCCCCGGACGGCCTAGTCGGCGTGATCCGTCAGTAATCGAACGCCCTCGCCGTGTTCGCCGCGATCGCCGTCGCCAGCGCGTCCTCGCCGATACCCCGCACCGCGGCCATCGCCCGGACCGTGACCGGAACGAGATACGGCGCGTTGGGCCGTCCGCGGTACGGGGCCGGCGTCAGGAAGGGCGCGTCGGTCTCGACGAGGACGAGTTCGAGGGGGGCGACGGCGAGCGCGTCGCGCAACGGCTGGGCGTTCTTGAAGGTCATGTTCCCGGCGAAGGACATGAAGTAGCCGTGCTCCGCGCACTCGGCGGCCATGGCGGCGTCGCCGGAGTAGCAGTGGAAGACGGTCCGCTCGGGCGCGCTCTCCTCCTTCAGGACCCGCAACACGTCCTCGTGGGCGTCGCGGTCGTGGATGACCAGCGCCTTGCCGTGCCGCTTGGCGATCTCGATGTGCGCGCGGAAGGACCGTTCCTGGGCGGCCTTGCCCTCCGGCCCGGTCCGGAAGTAGTCGAGCCCGGTCTCCCCGACCCCCTTGACCTGCGGCAGAGCCGCGAGCCGGTCGATCTCGGCGAGCGCGTCGTCGAGTGCCGTGTCGCCGCCGGGGGTCCGCGCGCCCTGCCGGGACCAGCCGTCGGGGTCGCCGTGCACGATCCGCGGCGCCTCGTTCGGGTGCAGGGCGACCGTGGCGTGCACGGCCTCGTACCGCGCGGCCGTCTCGGCGGCCCAGCGGGAGCCCTTGAGGTCGCAGCCGACCTGGACGACCGTGGTCACCCCGACGGAGGCGGCCTTCGCGAGGCCCTCCTCGACCGTGCCGGACTGCATGTCCAGATGCGTGTGCGAATCCGCGACCGGCACCCGGAGGGGTGCGGGGAGCGGGGGCGCGGCGTTCCTGTCGTTCTTGCCGGACGCGTTGCCGGAGTCGTTCGAAGGCATGCCCCGATCCTACGAATCGCGGAATCGGGGCATGCCTCACAGGCTCACTGATGGGGAGGATCAGCTCGCCTTGCGGTGGAACGGGTGCAGCAGGTCGGAGAAGTGCCAGTGGTGGTGCTCCCCCGGCTCCGCCGCGTCGCTCGCCGCCGCCTCCGCCGCGTCGACCGCCGCCGGGCGCGGCTTCGGCACGTGGCGCCGGTGCTCGGCGTCCCGGACCGACGACACCTGGCCCGCCCGCATGATCCGTACGACATGACCGTCGCAGTTCTGGCACGCCGGCCGGGAGAGCGGGGACGGCACGACCTTGCCGTCGGCCACGTACATCACGAAGTCGCGCCCCTGGGCGTCGTTGTGGTGCTCGATCTCGTACGACTGCTCCCAGCCGTGCCCGCAGCGCATGCAGGCGAACGAATACGACTCGTGAACGACGGCGGTGGCGGTGTCCCGCAGGACGGCCCGCTCTGCGATCTCGGTCATTGCCAGCTCCTCTGGTCCGCTGGACGCTGAGGACGGGTAAGTCCTCACCACCCATAGGACTCCTCCGCGGACCCGAAGTGCACCCCACCTGCCGACTGTTGAAGCCGTTTTGGCCCGTCCTTGTGGGAAGCCCCTCCCCGCGAGGGCATTGCTTTGCTCGGCTTTGCCGGGGCATGGGGCGCGAGGGCTCGTTCGGGGGGCGCGGGGGCTTATTTCGCGGAGCGCGGGGGCTCGTAAGTTGCGGGCGCCTCGGGGGGTGGGGAGTGCGGTGCGTCGGCGGGTGCGGGTCCGGTGGGGCTTCTCGCGGCAGTTCCCCGCGCCCCTGAAAGCCCAGCCCCTGCTTTTCAGGGGCGCGGGGAACTGCGCGACCAGCCCTCACTCACCCGCACCCGAAAGCGCACCGAACCCCCATCCCCCTACGGCGCAGCCCTCTTCGCCGCGACCACCGCGTCGAAGACCTCCCGCTTGGGCAGCCCCGCCTCCACCGCCACCGCGGCGATCGCCTCCTTGCGGCTCTCCCCCGCCTCCTCACGCACCCGGACCCGCCGCACCAGCTCCGCCGCGTCCAGCTCCTCCGGCCCCTTCTCCGGCGCCCCCTCGACGACGACGGTGATCTCGCCGCGCACCCCGGCCGCCGCCCACTCGGCCAGCTCCCCGAGAGGGCCCCGCTTGACCTCCTCGTACGTCTTGGTCAGCTCGCGGCACACGGCGGCCCGCCGCTGCGCGCCGAAGGCCTCGGCCATCGCCGCGAGCGTCGCGTCCAGGCGGTGGGGGGCCTCGAAGTACACGAGCGTGCGGCGCTCCTCGGCGACCTCGCGCAGCCGCCCCAGCCGCTCCCCGGCCTTGCGCGGCAGGAACCCCTCGAAGCAGAACCGGTCGACGGGCAGCCCCGACAGCGCGAGCGCGGTGAGCACGGCGGACGGCCCCGGTACGGCGGTGACCCGGATGTCCTTCTCCACGGCCGCGGCGACGAGCCGGTACCCGGGGTCGGAGACCGACGGCATCCCCGCGTCGGTGACCAGCAGCACCCGCGCCCCGCCCACCAGCGCCTCGACGAGTTCCGGCGTACGCGCGGCCTCGTTGCCCTCGAAGTACGAGACGATCCGCCCGCCCGGCTGCACGCCGAGCGCCTGGGTGAGCCGCCGCAGCCGCCGGGTGTCCTCGGCGGCGACCACGTCCGCACCGGCCAGCTCCTGGGCGAGCCGGGGCGGCGCGTCCGCGACATCACCGATGGGGGTACCTGCCAACACAAGGATTCCTGTCACACCCCCATCCTCCCAGGGGGAACGCCGTCGGCAGGGCGCGGGACCGCCTCGGACACCCCGGCCACATTCCCGTCCCACGGGACTCCCACAGCCGTGTTCCCTACGATGGCGCGGTGACCAGTACCGCGTCCTCCACGGACACCCGGCAGGACCAGGCCACCGAAGCGCAGCGGCCGTCGTGGCAGCACCGCCTGCGCCGATTCGGCTACGCGGCGCCCCCGAGAGGCGACGTCCGCACCCGGCTGGTGCCCCCGTACACCCGGCCGGGTCCACGGGTGTGGGCCGCGCTCGGGCTGCGCGAGAGTGGCGCGGCGCGTCTGGTCCGGTGGTCGGCGTGGGGCGGTCCGCTGCTGGTGACGCTGTTCGCGGGGCTGCTGCGGTTCCACGACCTGGGCAGCCCCAGGGCGGTGATATTCGACGAGACGTACTACGCGAAGGACGCGTGGGCGCTCGTCCATCGCGGGTACGAGGTCAACTGGGCGAAGAACGCCAACGAGCTGATCCTCCAGAACAACGGGAACGTGCCCATCCCGACGGAGGCGGCCTATGTGGTCCACCCCCCGGTCGGCAAGTACGTGATCGGTCTGGGCGAGCTGATGTTCGGGTTCGACCCGTTCGGCTGGCGGTTCATGACGGCCCTGCTCGGCACGCTCTCCGTGCTGATGCTGTGCCGGATCGGCCGCCGGATCTTCCGCTCCACGTTCCTCGGCTGCCTCGCGGGCGCGCTGATGGCGGTGGACGGCCTGCACTTCGTGATGAGCCGCACCGCGCTGCTGGACCAGGTGCTGATGTTCTTCGTGCTGGCCGCGTTCGGCTGCCTGGTCGTGGACCGCGACAAGGTTCGGCAACGCCTGGCCGCCGCCCTCCCCCGGGACGGCGACGGAGTCGTACGCCCGGACGTCCTCATCGCCGAGACGACCCGCCTGGGCTGGCGCCCGTACCGCTGGCTGGCCGGTCTCTGCCTGGGCCTGGCCCTCGGCACCAAGTGGAACGCCCTGTACTTCCTGGTGTTCTTCGGGATCATGACGGTGCTCTGGGACTACGCGGCCCGCAAGGTCGCCGGCGCCCGTCAGCCGCTGATCGCGATGCTCCAGCGCGACCTCGGCCTCGCGTTCCTGTCCACGGTCCCCGTCATGATCGTCACCTATCTGGCCTCCTGGACGGGCTGGATCCTCTCCCCGGACGACGGCACCGGCGGCTACTACCGCAACTGGGCCGCGACCGAGGGCAAGGGCGGCTGGTTCGCCTGGCTCCCGGACTGGCTGCGCAGCCTGTGGCACTACGAGCACGCGGTGTACGAGTTCCACATCGGGCTGTCGTCCCCGCACACGTACCAGTCGAACCCGTGGAGCTGGATCGTCCTGGGCCGCCCGGTCTCCTACTTCTACGAGTCCCCGTCCCCCGGCAACGACGGCTGCGCGGTCGACACCGCCGACAAGTGCGCCCGCGAGGTCCTCGCCATCGGCACGCCACTGCTGTGGTGGGCGGCCGCCTTCGCGGTCCTGTACGTCCTGTGGCGCTGGTTCTTCCGCCGCGACTGGCGCGCCGGCGCGATCGCCTGCGGCATCGCCGCCGGCTATCTCCCCTGGTTCCTGTACCAGGAGCGCACGATCTTCTTCTTCTACGCCGTCGTCTTCCTGCCGTTCCTCTGCCTCGCCGTCACGATGATGATCGGCGCCGTCCTCGGTCCCCCCGGCGCCCCGGAACGCCGCCGCGTGGCCGGCGCGGCGGGCGCCGGCGTCCTGGTCCTCCTGATCGCCTGGAACTTCATCTACTTCTGGCCCCTCTACACCGGCCAGCCGATCCCGATCGACAGCTGGCGGTCGCGGATGTGGCTGGATACCTGGGTCTAGCTGCGCAGACTGACCGCGATGACCACAGCGGCCCCTCCGGCGTCGTGGTCATTGTTGGTCGTCAGTGGTCGTCGTCGGTCCCCCTCGGACGGCCCGTCGACGGCCCAGCCAGGGGAGCGTCTGCGCAGGTGGACGCAGCCCTACGACGATGGCGCCGACGGGGACGGTCGACGTCGCCCAAGCCGATCGCAGGGAGGCGCGAGCTGCAGGGCGTGGTCTGCGAAAGATGTTCAGATATCGGAACCAGCAAGACGCGTGAGCCGTAATCTCGCCACATGGATGACGATGCGACCCAAACCGGGCACAAGATCGGGCCGAGTCCCGTGAGTCGGACCAGATCAGTCCGCCGGGACTTGATAGGCCCTCGCGCGATGAAACGTCGCTCATAGCAACTCCGCGAGCGCAGCGTGGGCTCGGGTCGGCATCCATGGCCGCTGGCCTCACCACCTTCGCGGAGATGGCCGCTCAGATCCAGCGCGACCTCAACTTCGGGAACCTCGCCGCCAGCATTCCGAGAAATGTAGGCAGTATGTCCTGATCGGAGACCGCTTCGCCAGCACGCCCGACTGGGTCAGACCGACAGCCATCCTCACCTTAGGCGCGGGCGCCGGCCTCGCCGCCCGGCGTTGGCTGACCCCTGGGTCGCATCCGAAGCTTCTGCAGCGAGGCTTCATCGGGCTGCTACTCACAATGACCCTGACCTGCGCGGTTTTTGGCAGGCAATAACCCGGAATCTGCCACGGGGGACAAGAAGAACGCCACTCAGTGGGTCAGTACGTATGGCTTCACGTCTTCCTGCTGCCGCACTCCACAGACAAGGTCCTCAAGCGTGTTCATGGAGGGGCGTGGGGAATCCAGGAGCCATACCTCGACACCGTGCCGATCGACTACTTCAAGGTGCGGGCAGGACGGCGTAGGCGACTGCTAGCGGCACCAAGAGTGACCTTCCCCTCGTAGCGTTGAGGCTGTGGCTGCCGCGGAAGGTGCCGGTGCGGCAGGCGTGAGGCCACGGCCGCGCGGGCCCGCCGCACAATCTCCGGGCCCGAGGCTCGAAAAATATCCTCCGCGCGGCGGTGCAACGAAATCCGATCCTCATGGACTCCTTCAACTATCTAGGAGGTGCCCATGAGGGATCGGAAAGAGGCTCGGGACGCGGAGTTCCAGAGCTTCGTCGTCAGCCGCTGGCCACGGTTGCTGCGCACGGCCTTCCTGCTCACGGGGGAGCAGCATGCCGCGGAGGACCTGGTCCAGTCGACGCTCGAACGGGTCTATGCGGCCTGGCGCAGGGTCGGCGCGGCCGACGACCCCGACGCCTACGTACGGTGCGTGATGATCAACGCGCACGCCCGCAGGCACCGCAGACGCCTCAAGGAGTTCCTGGCGCCGAAGGACGACTCGGGCCTCACCCACGAGCTGCCCGACGCCGACGACCGCATCGCGCGGGCGGACGACCGCGGCGCGCTGCTGACGGTGCTCGCCGCACTGCCCGCGCGCCAGCGGGAGGCGGTGGTCCTGCGGTACTGGGAGGACCTGAGCGAGGCGCAGGCGGCGGAGGCCATGGGATGCAGCGTCGGCACGGTGAAGAGCAACACGGCGCGGGGGATCGCGAAGCTCCGCGCCCTGCCGGGACTGGCCGAGGCACTCACGAACGGAGGGCGGAAGTGATGAGCGGGGACAGGGAGAGGAACCACGACATGCCGTACGACGAGGCGCACACGGACATCGCCCTCCTGCTCGCGGACGCGGCGGACGAGGTGGAGGTCGGCGCGGCCCCCTATCAGGCGGTGCTACGGGGAGGGAGGCGCCGCAAGACGCGCCGCTGGGCGGTGGCCGCGGCGGCAGCGGCGGTGATCGCGGGGACGACGCTGGCGCTGGCGGGAGGCATGGGCGACGGGCACGGGGCGGGGCAGGTGGCCGCGCGGCCCTCGGCGGGGACGGCGAAGCAGAGTCCCGACCGGCGGGTGACGACTCTGGCCAGGGGCACGGACCACGGCACGAAGTGGAAGGTCGACGCCGCCGTCTGGACCTCGCCGAAGACCACGGCGAAGGCACGCGCCCAGCTCGCCGAGATGGCCCTGTACGGGGAGGAGCCGGTCAAGGTGGATAAGGCCTCGGACCTGGTGGGCGAGAGCTGGTTCTTCATGCACCTGACCGTGGGGGGCAAGCCGTCGACGGTGATCCTGAGACTGTTCAAGAAGGACGACGTGGTCGCGATCAAGCATCTCGAGGCGTACCCGGGGCCGTTGGACACCGACGACCAGGTCGACGCCCCGCAGCGCCTGGTGATCGGCCAGGTCGCCCGGACCGTCCAGGAGGTCACCTGCACCTGGGACGACGGCACGAAGACCCTGGTGGAACGGGCCCCTGCGGGGGCCGGCGACTTCAAGAACCTGATCCGCGAGGTGGACGGCTCCCCGAAGGACTGGTTCGTGTGCCTGGGGCCGGACGGAGTGAACTACAAGAAGGCGGAGGTCACGGGGTGAGGTGAGCGATGCGGGCAGGGCGGCGGCAGGGGTCACAACCACCCCTGCTGCCGCGCCTCGGCCGCGACGATCTTCCACAGCGACCGGTTGAACTCGCCCAGTACACGTCCAAGGCGTACAACAAGCTCTGTGACCGTCTGGGCGTGGTGCAGTCCATGGGACGGGTGGGGTCCGCGCCGGACAATGCCGCCGCGGAGTGTTTCAACTCGCTGATCAAGGTCGAGTACATCCACCGCTGACAATTCGCGACCCGGACCGAGGCCCGCCTGAAGATCGCCACATGGATCACCGGGTTCTACAACCCGCGACGAAGACACAGCGCGGCCGACGGCCTACCGCCCGAGGAGTTCGGAAGAATCATCGCCGGCCCCACCCCCAGGCTTCCTCTACTTCTGGCCCCTCTGCACCGGCCAGCCCATCCCGATCGACAGCTGGCGGTCGCGGATGTGGCTGGATACCTGGGTGTGATGGCCGAACCCCGTTCGCCGGGCTCTGGCGGGCTAACAATCAGGGCACGCACAGGAGTCATTTTCCCCACGCGTTACTCCGGCGTGTTTACAGTGAGCCTCGGCAAGCGGTTTCTGAACGCGTTCAAAGGATGTTCGGGGCCGGACGGGAAGCCACCACGGGGTAACGGGGAAGGGATCGCGTCATGCGCAAGGGGGTCAAGGTCGCCATAGTCGGCGGAGTGTTCGCGGCGATGGTGGGCGGTGCCGGGTACGGCGGGTACAACTTCGTGACCGCGCTGAACGGGGACGGCGGGGGCGTCGAGAAACGCACCGGGCCGCCGGGCGGGGACGAGGTCCGGGAGACGACGGAGAAGTTCTTCGCCGCCTGGGAGAAGGGCGACTCGGCCACGGCGTCGTCGTACACGAACGACGCGGTGGACGCGGGGAAGGTCTTCGGCAGCTTCACGGGCGTCGCGCGGATCGACGACGTGAGGATCGAGCCGGGCAAGCCCACCGGGAGCGGCGCCCGGACCGTCCCGTTCTCCGTCAGGGCGACCGTGTCGTACCAGGGCAAGAGCAAGGAACTCGCGTACAAGAGCCGGCTGACCGTCGTGCGCGGGAAGACGACCGGGCGGGCCCTGGTCGACTGGCGGCCCTCCGTCGTGCACCCCGAGCTGAAGAAGGGGGACACGCTGTTCACCGGGGAGGCGGCGGCGCCGCCCATCGAGGCCGTGGACCGCGACGGCAAGGCGCTGACCAAGGAGAAGTACCCCTCCCTGGGGCCGATCCTCGACACGCTGCGCGAGCGCTACGGCGCCGACGCGGGCGGCACCCCCGGCATCGAGCTGGGCATCCACCACACCGACGCCGAGGCCGGCGACACCACCCTGCTGACCCTCACCAAGGGCAGGGCGGGCAAGCTGCGGACCACGATCAGCGCCCGGACGCAGGCGGCGGCCGAGCAGGCCGTCACCAAGTACCCCGAGTCGTCCGTGGTCGCCGTGCAGCCCAGCACCGGGCAGGTGCTGGCCGTCGCCAACCACCGCGACGACAGCTTCAACGCGGCCTTCCAGGGTGAACTCCCGCCCGGCTCCACGATGAAGATCGTCACCGCCGCGATGCTCATCGACAACGGCGTGACCTCCATGAACGGCCCCGCACCCTGCCCCGCCACGGCCACCTGGATGAGCCAGACCTTCAAGAACCTGCCCGGACTGAAGCCGGACGAGACGCCGAACGCGACGCTCGCCAACAGCTTCGAGCGGTCCTGCAACACGGCCTTCATCAAGCTGATCGACGAGAAGCCGCTGTCCGACGAGTCGTTGACCGAGGAGGCGCAGGAACGCTTCGGGATCGGCCGGGACGACTGGAAGACGGGCATCGTCTCCATGGACGGCAAGGTGCCGCCCTCCGGCGGGCCGAACCGGGCCGCCAACGCCATCGGTCAGGGTGACGTCCTGATGAACCCGCTCAACATGGCGTCGGTGACGTCCACGGCGATCACGGGGACGTTCCGGCAGCCGTATCTGGTGTCACCGAAGCTGGACGACCGGGAGCTGGCCACCGCGAAGGGGCTGTCGACCGGTACGTCCTCGCAGTTGAAGCAGATGATGAGGCTGACCGCGACCCGGGGGACGGCCGCGACCGTCATGTCCGGGCTCAGCGGCGACATCGGCGCCAAGACCGGTTCCGCGGAGATCGACGGGCAGGCGGTGGCGGACAGTTGGTTCACCGGGTTCCGGGGGGACGTGGCCGCGGCGGCGATGTCGGAGGGTGGCGGTCGCGGGGGCGAGGCGGCCGGTCCGATCGTGGTGGATGTGCTGCGAGTCTCTCCGTAGGGGATGCGGCTCGTCGCGGGGTGCGGGTCCGGTGGGGCTTCTCGCGCGCTTACCACCAGCCCGCGGACAAACGCGGCCCCACCCACGGAGTGACCCGCGGGACTCTAGGGTGGTGGTTCTCGTTGAGGGACGAGAGGCAGCCGGGGGCAGCGGAAGGTCGGAGCGTGGGTAAGAGAAGGCGTGTCGACGAGCGGAAGGCCGCGAAGTCGGGGAGGTCGCGGCGGCACCTCGTCCTCGGCGGAGTGGCCGTCGCGGCCCTCGGTGGTGGCGCGGTCGCCGTGTACACGGTGTTCGGCGCCGGCGCGTCGGCCGACGACCGTTCGGCCGACGCCAAGGCCGTGAAGAGCGGCCCCCTGTCCGCCGTCGAGGTCCGCTCCGCCGCGACCGCGTTCCTGACGGCCTGGCAGAAGGGCACCGTGACCAAGGCCGCCGCCGCCACGGACGACTCGACGGCCGCGAAGACCGCGCTGACCGGCTTCACCAAGGACGCCCACGTCAAGGACGTCACCCTCACCCGCGGCAAACGCGCGGGCGACAAGGTGCCGTTCACGGTGAAGGGCACGGTCTCCTACAAGGGCACGGCCAAGCCGCTCACCTACGAGTCCGCCCTCACCGTCGTACGGGCGAAGAAGGACGGCGAACCCGTCGTCGAGTGGCAGCCGTCCGTCGTGCACCCCGACCTCGACGAGGGCGACCGCCTGGTGACCGGTGAAGCGGGCACGCCCCCGGTGAAGGCCCTGGACCGGGACGGCGGTGAGCTGACGACGAAGAAGTACCCCTCGCTGGGCTCGGTGCTGGACGGTCTGCGGGAGAAGTACGGCAAGAAGGCGGGCGGCAAGGCGGGAGTCGAGCTGCGGATCGTCCGCGCGCACCCGGAGAAGGCCGGGCCGGACGGCACCTCCTCCGGCAAGTCCGCCGGTTCCACCAAATCCACGAACTCCACGAAGTCCACGAAGTCCACGAAGGAGAAGGCCGCCGACAAGACGCTGCTGGAGCTGAGCAAAGGCACGCCCGGGGAGCTGAGAACGACCCTCAGCCCGGGGCTGCAGGCCATCGCCGAGTCGAAGGTGGCGGCCACGAAGCGCGCGTCGGTGGTCGTGATGCGCCCCTCGACCGGCGAGATCCTCGCGGCGGCCAACTCCAGCGCCTTCAACGTGGCGTTCCAGGGCTCCCTGGCCCCCGGTTCCACGATGAAGATCGTGTCGTCGGCGCTGCTCATCGACAAGGGCCTGGCATCGGCGGACAAGGTCCACCCGTGCCCCAAGTTCTCGTCGTACGGCGGCTGGAAGTTCCAGAACGACGACAAGTTCGAGATCAAGAACGGCACGTTCAAGGGGAGCTTCGCGCGCTCCTGCAACACCGCCTTCATCTCCCAGGCCAAGAAGCTGGACGACAACTCCCTGACCCTGGAGGCCCAGCAGGTCTTCGGGCTCGGCCTGAACAACTGGGCCATCGGCGTGTCCAGCTTCGACGGCGCGGTACCGGTGCAGAGCGCCGCCCCGATGGCGGCCTCGCTGATCGGCCAGGGCGGTGTGCGGATGAACCCGCTGAACATGGCGTCGGTGGTGTCGACCGCCAAGACGGGCGTCTTCAAACAGCCCTACCTCGTCGCCCCCTCCCTCGACGGCCGCACCCTCGCGACCGCCTCCCGGCCCCTGTCCGCCACGGCCCGTACGCAGCTGCGCGAACTCCTCCGGTACACCGCCGCGGCCGGTACGGCGGCCGAGGCGATGTCGGGCCTCGGCCCGGACTACGGTGCCAAGACCGGCTCCGCCGAGGTGGACGGCCAGAAGGAGCCCAACGGGTGGTTCACCGCCTGGAAGGGCGACCTGGCCTCCGCCGGGGTCGTCCAGGAGGGCGGCCACGGCAGCGAGTCGGCGGGGCCGATCGTGGCGGCACTGCTGAAGGCGGGCAGCGGGGGCTGAGTTCCGGCGTCTGCGGTCATGTACGGGCGTGGACGGGGGTCTTCTCGTACGACTCGGGCGACTCGGCCAGGCACCAGTCGAAGACCGACGGCCAGGGACCGTAGCCCGCGTCCAGGTCCAGGTGGGCCTGGCCCGGCAGGACATCGACGGGCAGGCCCAGGGGGTCGGCGTAGAGCGTGGCCGCGCCGCCGGGGCAGTACGGGTCGTCGTCGCCGCCG is drawn from Streptomyces bottropensis ATCC 25435 and contains these coding sequences:
- a CDS encoding penicillin-binding transpeptidase domain-containing protein translates to MGKRRRVDERKAAKSGRSRRHLVLGGVAVAALGGGAVAVYTVFGAGASADDRSADAKAVKSGPLSAVEVRSAATAFLTAWQKGTVTKAAAATDDSTAAKTALTGFTKDAHVKDVTLTRGKRAGDKVPFTVKGTVSYKGTAKPLTYESALTVVRAKKDGEPVVEWQPSVVHPDLDEGDRLVTGEAGTPPVKALDRDGGELTTKKYPSLGSVLDGLREKYGKKAGGKAGVELRIVRAHPEKAGPDGTSSGKSAGSTKSTNSTKSTKSTKEKAADKTLLELSKGTPGELRTTLSPGLQAIAESKVAATKRASVVVMRPSTGEILAAANSSAFNVAFQGSLAPGSTMKIVSSALLIDKGLASADKVHPCPKFSSYGGWKFQNDDKFEIKNGTFKGSFARSCNTAFISQAKKLDDNSLTLEAQQVFGLGLNNWAIGVSSFDGAVPVQSAAPMAASLIGQGGVRMNPLNMASVVSTAKTGVFKQPYLVAPSLDGRTLATASRPLSATARTQLRELLRYTAAAGTAAEAMSGLGPDYGAKTGSAEVDGQKEPNGWFTAWKGDLASAGVVQEGGHGSESAGPIVAALLKAGSGG